In a single window of the Pseudohongiella acticola genome:
- a CDS encoding methanogen output domain 1-containing protein: protein MTSPTQSDVPLIELDLPLERDVFLRSMLRELSGSLQDIVGLDEASGFISLVGQRIGDQLNEDYRTALGVSKLTRNQVAEVLVDLKRRINGGFSIEEVNDDHIVLTNTHCPFAEKVAGRPALCMMTSNVFGSITADNLGYARVDLQETIADGAPGCRVVIHLKLTQDKVAAGREYFRG, encoded by the coding sequence ATGACTTCGCCAACACAATCTGACGTCCCTCTGATAGAGCTTGATTTGCCGCTTGAGCGTGATGTCTTTCTGCGCTCTATGCTGCGCGAGCTGTCAGGTTCGTTGCAGGATATTGTGGGTCTCGACGAGGCGTCCGGTTTTATCAGTCTTGTCGGTCAGCGCATAGGGGATCAGTTGAATGAAGATTACCGAACCGCGCTGGGTGTGTCGAAATTAACCCGGAATCAGGTGGCAGAGGTACTGGTTGACCTCAAACGGCGTATTAACGGCGGCTTTTCCATCGAAGAAGTGAATGATGATCACATAGTGCTCACCAACACCCACTGTCCATTTGCTGAAAAAGTGGCGGGGCGGCCTGCATTGTGCATGATGACATCCAATGTATTCGGCAGCATCACAGCTGACAATCTCGGCTACGCGCGAGTAGACCTGCAGGAGACCATCGCTGACGGCGCGCCGGGCTGTCGGGTGGTCATTCACCTGAAGCTCACGCAGGACAAAGTAGCAGCGGGGAGAGAGTACTTTCGAGGATGA
- a CDS encoding hybrid sensor histidine kinase/response regulator, producing MSDTMPDVPFLAAAEWLPDALMIITSDGSIVGANRAARQLLGTSSDAEHDRSLLQSIGGDREAVLKYLTAGSRTRQPLPGLISLIDESGRSRQLRSTVSVLQPATQTSLAMLLLQLRDRESTPTQFKKLTEQVAQVTASLHRQQQAEEERRHLEIQMLQTQKLESLGVLAGGIAHDFNNLLTSVIGYSELARAQLPASSAVGGFIDEAVEGARRAAELTQQMLAYSGKGKLMVEPVQLSVLVTEITRLLEVSISKKCVMRFDLMEDLPACMVDATQIRQVVMNLIINASDAIGERSGVISVTTGAAWCDQKYLTETFINDSIPEGLYVHLEVSDTGVGMTAETRARIFDPFFTTKFTGRGLGLAAVLGIVRGHNGAMRVYSEVGNGTTFKVLLPAVPNAETVQPASTAEQAHWTGRGSVLVVDDEESIRALTQQMLQQMGFDVTTASNGREGVDVFRDMAASNPLVLLDLTMPQLDGTAAFAQLRQIRPDVRVILMSGYGEQTIDTKFAGKGLAGFLQKPFRLSELRELVSSIVDCE from the coding sequence ATGAGCGATACAATGCCCGACGTTCCCTTCCTCGCCGCTGCTGAGTGGCTACCGGATGCACTGATGATCATCACCAGTGACGGTTCCATCGTTGGCGCCAACCGCGCCGCGCGGCAGTTGCTGGGTACTTCATCGGACGCTGAGCACGACAGGTCACTGTTGCAGTCAATCGGCGGTGACCGGGAAGCGGTGCTCAAATATCTGACAGCAGGATCACGCACACGCCAGCCTCTGCCCGGCTTGATCTCGCTGATTGATGAGTCGGGCCGGTCGCGTCAGCTTCGATCAACAGTAAGCGTTCTGCAACCGGCGACGCAAACCTCCCTGGCCATGCTCTTGTTGCAGTTGCGAGACAGGGAAAGTACGCCAACCCAGTTCAAAAAGCTTACCGAGCAAGTGGCGCAGGTCACCGCTTCCCTGCACCGGCAACAGCAGGCCGAAGAAGAGCGACGTCATCTCGAAATCCAGATGCTGCAAACTCAGAAGCTGGAAAGCCTGGGTGTGCTGGCAGGCGGTATCGCACATGATTTTAATAACCTGCTAACAAGCGTGATCGGCTACTCCGAGCTGGCGCGAGCGCAGCTGCCCGCCAGTTCTGCGGTTGGTGGCTTTATCGACGAGGCAGTAGAGGGTGCGCGCCGTGCGGCAGAGCTCACGCAACAGATGCTGGCCTATTCGGGGAAGGGCAAGTTGATGGTAGAGCCGGTACAGCTATCGGTGTTGGTAACCGAGATTACCCGGCTACTTGAAGTGTCCATCTCCAAGAAGTGTGTGATGCGGTTTGACCTTATGGAAGACCTTCCGGCGTGCATGGTCGACGCAACGCAAATTCGGCAGGTGGTCATGAACCTGATCATCAATGCGTCTGATGCAATTGGTGAGCGCAGCGGTGTGATCTCGGTGACCACCGGCGCAGCGTGGTGTGATCAGAAGTATCTGACAGAGACTTTCATCAATGATTCGATACCCGAAGGTCTTTATGTGCATCTGGAGGTTTCCGATACCGGCGTTGGTATGACCGCTGAAACCCGGGCTCGGATCTTCGATCCGTTCTTTACCACCAAGTTCACCGGTCGCGGTCTGGGGCTTGCCGCAGTGCTTGGTATCGTGCGTGGTCACAACGGTGCGATGCGCGTGTACAGCGAAGTTGGCAACGGCACTACCTTCAAAGTGTTATTACCAGCAGTACCGAATGCAGAAACGGTTCAACCGGCGTCAACCGCCGAACAGGCGCACTGGACCGGTCGCGGGTCAGTTCTGGTGGTCGACGACGAAGAAAGTATTCGTGCGCTTACCCAGCAAATGCTGCAGCAAATGGGGTTTGACGTGACAACAGCGAGTAATGGGCGAGAGGGCGTGGACGTATTTCGTGACATGGCCGCCAGTAATCCGCTGGTACTACTGGACCTGACGATGCCACAGCTTGACGGCACCGCAGCATTCGCCCAGCTTCGTCAGATCCGCCCCGATGTGCGAGTCATCCTGATGAGCGGTTATGGTGAGCAAACAATAGACACCAAGTTTGCCGGCAAAGGACTGGCCGGATTTCTGCAAAAGCCGTTTCGCCTGAGTGAACTACGCGAACTGGTCAGTTCAATCGTGGACTGCGAATAG